The following are from one region of the Chloroflexia bacterium SDU3-3 genome:
- a CDS encoding HXXEE domain-containing protein translates to MNCSLEKYLMHFMRQHWFDIGLVLAVGVSLFLLFTTLSPIAFLLWVSLAALFLHQFEEYRFPGYFPGMVNLTLFASKQPDRYPLNTNTAFVVNVLLGWLSYFLAAMLNERAIWLGIATMLVSVGNIIAHTFLFNLKGKTLYNPGIATADMLFLPIAVLFFQRISQTHSVMLFDWIVGVVLGIALNYIGILKLIDWLKDDQTTYIFPQRCLPPAIREAQRP, encoded by the coding sequence TTGAACTGCTCGCTGGAGAAATATCTGATGCATTTTATGAGGCAGCATTGGTTTGATATCGGCTTGGTGCTCGCTGTAGGCGTTAGTCTTTTTTTACTCTTTACCACGCTGAGTCCCATCGCTTTCCTTCTTTGGGTCAGCTTGGCTGCCTTGTTTCTTCATCAATTTGAGGAATACCGCTTTCCTGGCTATTTCCCCGGCATGGTCAATCTGACCCTATTTGCAAGCAAGCAGCCTGACCGCTATCCGCTGAACACCAATACCGCGTTTGTGGTCAATGTCCTTCTCGGGTGGTTGTCTTACTTTTTGGCTGCCATGCTGAATGAGCGCGCTATTTGGTTGGGTATTGCAACCATGCTTGTTTCAGTCGGCAATATCATCGCTCATACCTTTCTCTTTAACCTGAAGGGGAAAACGCTCTACAACCCAGGCATTGCGACCGCAGACATGTTGTTTTTACCGATTGCGGTGCTCTTCTTTCAGCGCATTTCTCAAACGCATTCGGTGATGTTGTTTGATTGGATTGTGGGTGTGGTGCTGGGAATTGCGCTCAACTATATTGGTATCTTGAAGCTGATTGACTGGCTCAAAGATGATCAGACCACCTATATCTTTCCCCAGCGATGCCTGCCGCCAGCAATCAGAGAAGCGCAGCGGCCATAG